In the Carboxydothermus hydrogenoformans Z-2901 genome, one interval contains:
- a CDS encoding CoB--CoM heterodisulfide reductase iron-sulfur subunit B family protein, with product MKYAYYPGCSLHSTAKEYDKSTKKVAQALNIELVEIPDWNCCGATAGHSTSHLLAVALGARNLAQAETLGLDIAAPCAACYQRLVVAEREMKENPEIREKINGTLARPYEGNTHTYSLVEVIAKAKDQIENLKVRSFTGLKVAAYYGCLLVKPPQIMQFDDPENPQILDDLVKATGAETVDWSFKTECCGGALAVSNTEIVLKLTRDILRVAKDRGADVIVTACPLCQSNLDTRQGQIKEVYGDDFNLPILYFTELIGLALGLKPEELGLNTHFVSTKKVLEWRDAR from the coding sequence ATGAAATACGCATACTATCCCGGTTGTTCCCTCCACTCAACCGCTAAGGAATACGACAAGTCCACCAAAAAGGTGGCTCAGGCTTTAAACATTGAGCTGGTAGAGATTCCCGATTGGAACTGCTGCGGGGCTACTGCCGGGCACAGCACCAGTCACTTACTGGCGGTAGCTTTAGGGGCGCGGAATCTTGCTCAGGCGGAAACCTTGGGTCTGGATATTGCTGCACCCTGCGCTGCCTGTTACCAGCGGTTGGTGGTGGCCGAAAGAGAAATGAAAGAAAACCCGGAAATCCGGGAAAAAATCAATGGTACTTTAGCGCGGCCGTATGAAGGAAATACCCATACCTACTCTCTGGTGGAAGTTATCGCCAAGGCAAAGGACCAAATAGAAAATTTGAAAGTTAGGTCTTTTACCGGACTAAAGGTTGCAGCTTATTACGGCTGTCTATTGGTCAAGCCACCTCAAATTATGCAGTTTGACGACCCGGAAAACCCTCAGATTTTAGATGATTTGGTTAAAGCGACCGGTGCGGAAACGGTTGACTGGTCTTTTAAGACCGAATGCTGCGGTGGAGCGCTGGCGGTTTCCAATACCGAAATTGTCTTAAAACTTACCCGTGATATCCTGCGGGTGGCTAAAGACCGCGGAGCGGATGTTATCGTTACCGCCTGTCCCCTTTGTCAGTCCAACCTTGACACCCGTCAGGGGCAGATTAAAGAAGTTTACGGGGACGACTTCAACCTGCCCATATTGTACTTTACCGAATTAATTGGTTTAGCTCTCGGTTTAAAACCGGAGGAGCTTGGCTTAAATACCCACTTTGTTAGCACCAAAAAAGTACTGGAGTGGAGAGATGCACGATGA
- the yiaY gene encoding L-threonine dehydrogenase yields the protein MKTYRFYMPPVSLMGIGCLKEAGEEIKKLGFKKALIVTDKVLVKIGLVNKLTEILDNEGIEYVIFDETKPNPTVKNVEDGLKMLKENNCDFLISFGGGSPHDCAKGIGLVATNGGSIKDYEGVNKSAKPMLPLVAVNTTAGTASEMTRFSIITDEDRHVKMAIVDWHVTPIMAVNDPELMVEMPKALTAATGMDALTHAIEAYVSIDATPVTDAAALKAIELIFKYLKRAVENGKDIEARDKMAYAEYLAGVAFNNAGLGYVHAMAHQLGGFYDLPHGVCNAVLLPHVQAYNLQVVPERFIDIAKAMGINVENLTAKEAGEKVLEAIKNLSREIGIPSGLKELGVKEEDLKTLAENALKDACGFTNPKQASLDDIIRIFKEAM from the coding sequence ATGAAGACGTACCGTTTTTACATGCCGCCGGTTAGCCTAATGGGTATTGGCTGCCTGAAAGAGGCCGGCGAGGAAATTAAAAAGCTCGGTTTTAAAAAAGCTCTTATTGTAACCGATAAGGTACTGGTTAAGATTGGTCTTGTTAATAAGTTAACCGAAATCCTGGACAACGAAGGAATCGAGTACGTTATTTTTGATGAAACTAAACCAAATCCTACGGTTAAAAATGTTGAAGATGGTCTTAAAATGTTAAAAGAGAACAACTGTGATTTTTTAATTTCCTTTGGTGGAGGTTCGCCTCATGACTGTGCCAAAGGCATTGGGCTGGTGGCAACTAATGGTGGCTCCATCAAGGATTATGAAGGGGTAAATAAGTCGGCTAAACCCATGTTACCTCTGGTGGCGGTAAACACTACTGCTGGTACCGCAAGTGAAATGACGAGATTTTCAATAATAACCGACGAGGATAGACACGTAAAGATGGCCATTGTCGACTGGCATGTAACTCCGATAATGGCTGTTAACGATCCCGAATTAATGGTAGAGATGCCAAAAGCTTTAACTGCCGCAACGGGTATGGATGCCTTAACCCATGCTATTGAAGCTTACGTATCTATTGATGCAACTCCGGTTACCGACGCGGCAGCTTTAAAGGCAATCGAGCTTATTTTTAAATACCTGAAACGGGCAGTAGAAAATGGAAAGGATATTGAGGCAAGGGATAAAATGGCTTATGCGGAGTATTTAGCCGGGGTAGCCTTTAACAATGCAGGCTTAGGATATGTACACGCGATGGCCCACCAGCTGGGAGGGTTTTACGATCTTCCTCATGGTGTGTGTAATGCTGTATTGCTACCTCATGTGCAGGCCTATAATCTGCAGGTTGTACCCGAAAGGTTTATTGATATAGCTAAGGCAATGGGAATAAATGTAGAAAACTTAACGGCAAAAGAAGCTGGAGAAAAGGTACTTGAAGCAATTAAAAATCTTTCGCGGGAAATTGGCATACCATCGGGTCTTAAGGAATTAGGAGTTAAGGAAGAGGATCTTAAGACTTTAGCCGAAAATGCCCTGAAAGATGCTTGCGGATTTACCAATCCAAAGCAGGCGAGCTTAGATGATATTATACGGATATTTAAAGAAGCAATGTAA
- a CDS encoding metal-dependent hydrolase has translation MKITFLGHAAFLVEEEGLKFLFDPFLTGNPQAKIRPDEITADYILVSHGHGDHLGDTVAIAQRSGATVIGVFELCNFLSRQNVKTHPMHIGGRYNFGQFTVKLTPAWHGSSFGEGPVEYLGNPCGFLLSVGGKTLYHTGDTGLFYDMKLLAEIDPVDILLVPIGGNFTMDVKDALKALELVKPKYAIPMHYNTWPVIAADVGEFQDKGRALGVAIKVLNPGEMVVL, from the coding sequence GTGAAAATAACTTTTCTGGGTCATGCCGCTTTTTTAGTGGAGGAAGAAGGGCTTAAGTTCTTGTTTGATCCTTTTTTAACGGGAAATCCTCAGGCCAAAATTCGCCCCGACGAAATTACTGCCGATTACATCTTGGTAAGTCACGGCCACGGTGACCACCTGGGGGATACCGTAGCAATTGCCCAAAGAAGCGGTGCTACCGTAATTGGTGTTTTTGAACTTTGCAATTTTCTTTCCCGCCAGAACGTTAAAACCCATCCCATGCATATTGGCGGAAGATATAACTTTGGGCAGTTTACAGTAAAGCTTACTCCCGCCTGGCATGGAAGCTCCTTTGGAGAAGGGCCAGTGGAATACCTGGGAAATCCCTGCGGCTTTTTACTTTCCGTTGGCGGGAAAACATTATACCATACCGGAGATACCGGACTCTTTTACGATATGAAATTACTTGCCGAAATAGACCCGGTGGATATTTTACTGGTACCGATTGGTGGCAATTTTACCATGGACGTTAAAGATGCGCTAAAAGCTCTGGAACTTGTTAAACCCAAATATGCTATTCCCATGCACTACAACACCTGGCCGGTAATTGCTGCGGATGTCGGGGAATTTCAAGATAAAGGCCGGGCTTTAGGAGTAGCAATCAAAGTATTGAATCCCGGGGAGATGGTTGTTCTTTAA
- a CDS encoding CoB--CoM heterodisulfide reductase iron-sulfur subunit A family protein: MKRIGVFVCWCGSNIGGVVDVPRVAEAAKEMPNVVFATDYKYMCSEPGQELIIKAAKEHNLDRVVVASCSPRLHEQTFRKAAERAGLNPYMFEMANIREHVSWVHAQEKEKATEKAIELVRRAVFKAARLEPLYKSAIGITKKALVIGGGIAGIQAALDIADAGYQVILVEKEPTIGGKMAQLDKTFPTLDCSSUISTPKMAAAAQHPNIKLYTYAEVTEVSGYIGNFEVTIKQKAKSVDHNKCTGCGTCWEKCPTKVDSEFDLGLGKRKAIYIPFAQAVPNKPVIDRTTCRQFTKGKCGVCQKVCPTGAVDYDQQDEYIKEKVGAIIMATGYDLFEWEKVYGEYGYGQYPDVITGLHFERMASASGPTGGKIIRPSDGKEPKTVVFIKCVGSRDDQKGKSYCSRACCMYTAKHAHQVLEKIPGAQVYIFYMDVRTAGKMYEEFYAKTLEDGAQYIRGRVSKIYPLGDKLIVRGADTLAGVPVEIEADLVVLATAMVPAKGSEEIAKIVGFSLDKDGFFQEAHPKLGPVETTTGGVFLAGACQGPKDIPDTVAQASAAAAKVIGLLSKDQLAAEPIVSQVNEALCSGCELCKPICPYKAIDMKKITERVHGKVIERTVATVNTSLCQGCGACTVACRVGALNLKGFTNEQLLAEVEAICL; the protein is encoded by the coding sequence ATGAAGAGAATAGGAGTATTTGTCTGCTGGTGCGGTTCTAATATCGGTGGGGTTGTGGATGTCCCGAGAGTAGCTGAGGCGGCAAAGGAAATGCCCAATGTGGTGTTTGCTACCGATTATAAATACATGTGTTCGGAGCCCGGCCAGGAGCTAATTATCAAAGCGGCTAAAGAGCACAACTTGGACCGGGTCGTGGTGGCATCCTGCTCGCCGCGTTTGCATGAACAAACCTTTAGAAAGGCTGCCGAACGGGCAGGACTTAACCCCTATATGTTTGAAATGGCCAACATCCGGGAGCACGTTTCCTGGGTCCATGCTCAAGAAAAAGAGAAAGCGACCGAAAAGGCAATTGAACTGGTCAGACGGGCTGTCTTTAAGGCTGCACGCTTGGAGCCCCTTTACAAATCAGCCATCGGTATCACAAAAAAAGCCCTGGTCATCGGTGGTGGTATTGCCGGGATTCAGGCAGCTTTGGATATTGCCGATGCCGGGTATCAGGTTATATTGGTGGAAAAGGAGCCAACCATTGGCGGGAAAATGGCGCAGCTCGATAAAACCTTCCCAACCTTAGACTGTTCCAGCTGAATATCTACCCCGAAGATGGCGGCTGCGGCGCAGCACCCAAACATTAAGCTTTATACTTATGCGGAAGTTACCGAAGTTTCCGGTTATATTGGTAATTTTGAAGTTACCATTAAGCAAAAGGCCAAATCGGTGGACCATAATAAATGTACCGGATGCGGTACTTGCTGGGAAAAATGTCCCACCAAAGTTGATAGTGAATTTGACTTAGGGCTTGGTAAACGGAAAGCTATTTACATTCCTTTTGCCCAGGCGGTTCCCAATAAGCCGGTTATTGACCGTACTACCTGCCGGCAATTTACCAAAGGCAAGTGCGGCGTTTGCCAGAAAGTTTGTCCTACCGGTGCTGTAGATTACGACCAGCAGGATGAATATATTAAAGAAAAAGTCGGAGCCATTATCATGGCTACCGGCTATGACCTGTTTGAGTGGGAAAAAGTCTACGGTGAGTACGGTTACGGTCAGTATCCGGACGTGATTACCGGATTACATTTTGAGCGGATGGCCAGTGCTTCCGGTCCTACCGGTGGCAAGATTATTCGTCCGTCCGATGGCAAAGAGCCCAAAACGGTTGTATTTATTAAATGCGTTGGTTCAAGGGATGACCAAAAAGGCAAGAGCTACTGCTCCCGGGCCTGCTGTATGTATACTGCCAAGCATGCGCACCAGGTTTTGGAAAAGATTCCCGGAGCGCAGGTGTATATCTTCTACATGGACGTTCGGACAGCCGGCAAGATGTACGAAGAATTTTACGCCAAAACCCTGGAAGATGGTGCCCAGTACATTCGCGGGCGAGTATCGAAGATTTATCCTTTAGGAGATAAATTAATTGTTCGCGGAGCTGACACCCTGGCCGGAGTTCCGGTGGAAATTGAAGCCGACCTGGTGGTCTTGGCCACCGCTATGGTACCGGCCAAGGGGTCGGAGGAAATTGCCAAAATTGTCGGCTTTTCTTTAGATAAAGATGGCTTCTTCCAGGAAGCTCACCCCAAGCTTGGGCCGGTGGAGACCACTACCGGAGGCGTATTTTTAGCCGGCGCTTGCCAGGGGCCCAAGGATATTCCGGACACGGTAGCGCAGGCCAGTGCAGCGGCGGCCAAGGTTATCGGGCTTTTATCCAAGGATCAGTTAGCTGCCGAGCCAATCGTCAGCCAGGTTAACGAAGCACTTTGTTCCGGTTGCGAATTATGTAAACCCATTTGTCCGTATAAGGCTATCGACATGAAGAAGATTACCGAACGGGTTCACGGTAAGGTTATCGAACGCACCGTGGCAACGGTTAACACCAGTCTGTGTCAGGGTTGCGGAGCCTGTACCGTTGCCTGCCGGGTAGGAGCCCTTAACCTCAAAGGCTTTACCAACGAACAGCTCCTGGCGGAGGTGGAAGCAATATGTCTGTAG
- a CDS encoding helix-turn-helix domain-containing protein, with translation MLLPSLTPDKEFDTEKAKILYYDFVKPVKATYYSKNYLRICTILEGKKQVSINELERVEYTKENFAILAPNSKVDLNIENKTKALVIEVDNNVVNQLIERIQFELGYEEIKKITNYFFLCNFTEEMLETYKRIVRTLNSQEKGKEFLLDLYIQEMLYEILKFRGAKEIINSVKNARINNILSYINESYHKNIKVADIAKIFGMEEYEFCRYFKTYTCKTPKEYIKELRLKKAKELLQYQSVTETCYEVGYENISYFIKEFKKAFQMTPKQYQKEAKNNKKDGMDPPT, from the coding sequence ATGCTTTTACCTAGTTTAACCCCCGATAAAGAGTTTGATACCGAAAAGGCGAAAATTTTATATTATGATTTTGTTAAACCAGTTAAAGCTACTTACTATTCCAAGAATTACTTAAGAATTTGTACAATTTTAGAAGGTAAAAAGCAAGTTTCGATAAATGAATTAGAGCGCGTCGAATATACTAAAGAGAACTTTGCAATCTTAGCCCCTAATTCAAAGGTAGACTTAAACATCGAAAATAAAACCAAAGCTCTTGTTATTGAAGTCGATAATAATGTTGTTAATCAGTTAATTGAGAGGATCCAATTTGAATTAGGCTATGAAGAAATAAAAAAAATTACCAATTACTTTTTCTTATGTAACTTTACTGAGGAAATGTTGGAAACTTATAAAAGGATTGTAAGGACCTTAAACAGCCAGGAAAAGGGCAAAGAGTTTTTGCTGGACCTCTATATCCAGGAAATGCTCTATGAAATATTAAAATTTAGAGGTGCAAAGGAAATTATAAACTCCGTAAAGAACGCCAGGATCAACAATATTTTAAGCTATATTAATGAAAGTTATCATAAGAACATTAAAGTAGCCGATATTGCCAAAATTTTTGGAATGGAAGAGTATGAGTTTTGCAGATATTTTAAGACCTATACTTGCAAAACCCCAAAGGAATATATAAAAGAACTCAGACTTAAAAAAGCCAAGGAACTATTACAATATCAGAGCGTCACCGAAACCTGCTATGAGGTGGGCTATGAAAATATTTCGTACTTCATCAAAGAATTTAAAAAAGCCTTCCAGATGACCCCAAAGCAATACCAAAAGGAGGCAAAAAATAACAAAAAAGACGGGATGGACCCGCCTACTTAA
- a CDS encoding phosphatidylserine decarboxylase family protein: protein MKEPLVMYREGFWYLVALGVLTVLGALINFWLGLLVFLLFLFVVFFFRNPRRTIPEDEKAIISPADGVVLDVAEVNESYYLKGPAVKISIFLSIFDVHVNRAPVEGQVEYVYYREGKFLPAFKSHASEINERNYIGIKNPYLQVLVVQITGFIARRIVSFVKPGDILKKGQLLGMIKFGSCTEIYLPKETVEVLVQKGQRVYGGITVIGRIKG, encoded by the coding sequence ATGAAAGAGCCACTGGTAATGTATCGCGAAGGGTTTTGGTATTTGGTTGCCTTAGGAGTTCTAACAGTATTAGGAGCTCTTATTAATTTCTGGCTGGGCCTTTTGGTGTTTCTTTTGTTTCTTTTTGTCGTTTTTTTCTTTAGAAATCCGCGAAGAACCATTCCGGAAGATGAAAAAGCAATTATTTCACCGGCGGATGGTGTGGTTTTGGATGTAGCGGAAGTGAATGAAAGCTATTACTTAAAAGGTCCGGCGGTTAAAATCAGTATCTTTTTATCAATTTTTGATGTTCATGTCAATCGAGCCCCGGTGGAAGGACAGGTGGAGTATGTCTACTACCGTGAGGGAAAATTTCTTCCGGCGTTTAAAAGTCACGCTTCGGAAATCAATGAACGAAATTACATTGGGATAAAAAATCCGTATCTTCAGGTGTTGGTGGTACAAATTACCGGTTTTATTGCCCGGCGGATTGTAAGTTTTGTAAAACCGGGGGACATATTAAAAAAAGGACAGCTACTGGGCATGATTAAATTTGGGTCGTGTACCGAGATTTATTTGCCGAAAGAAACGGTGGAAGTTTTGGTGCAAAAAGGCCAGCGGGTGTATGGTGGCATTACGGTTATCGGGAGGATTAAGGGATGA
- a CDS encoding IS200/IS605 family accessory protein TnpB-related protein — MKQVITIQARLFPKKEEKEILDNLMRKWSSCKRYAFNRLLEGKARKELKKELQSLFGLNSRYVDDAILEAKEVLQSIRELGENPRKVIFGGKVLFYRLKSKHLSSKQRQKYKKEWEDKRKGTLFSRGDKTKQGNLNLRVIEENGQFFLRVNAGNRKWLFIQLNSSHKKWRKFAKTMLNFCPYSVRLQRKNNKYYAYISFEDDLPNTAIDFSNGAIGIDLNAFPSHIAWAEIKKDGNLKSFGEIPTPHLWDGRKEKRDYFAWVYANEIVKLALEKNKGIVIEKLAIKDKGYRGDYKGRKSRRVKHSFSYRKLIARIKILAKRYGVAIREVNPAYTSIIGMLKYAPQFNLTKDTAAAYVIARRGLVLREKIPLKYRELLKSLQSKSRSVSSATDGRNEGTAVKGKTLPYKPWRVLRVALLTGALLDRPLYRDLSPLKRMLVSGMGEGG; from the coding sequence ATGAAGCAAGTCATAACAATCCAGGCGAGGTTATTCCCAAAGAAAGAAGAAAAAGAAATATTAGATAACTTAATGCGAAAGTGGAGCTCCTGCAAGAGATATGCCTTTAACCGGTTGCTTGAAGGAAAAGCCCGAAAAGAACTGAAGAAAGAACTGCAAAGCCTCTTTGGATTGAATTCCAGATATGTAGACGACGCTATTCTTGAAGCTAAAGAAGTTTTGCAAAGTATCAGAGAACTTGGAGAAAACCCACGCAAGGTTATCTTTGGCGGGAAAGTATTGTTTTATAGACTAAAAAGCAAGCATTTAAGCAGCAAGCAAAGGCAAAAGTACAAAAAAGAGTGGGAAGATAAACGCAAAGGAACTCTTTTCTCCAGAGGGGATAAAACCAAGCAGGGAAACTTAAATTTAAGAGTTATCGAAGAAAATGGCCAATTCTTTTTAAGAGTAAATGCAGGTAATAGAAAATGGCTGTTTATCCAGCTTAATAGTTCGCATAAAAAATGGAGAAAGTTTGCAAAAACAATGCTAAATTTCTGTCCTTACAGTGTTCGCCTGCAGAGAAAGAATAATAAATATTATGCTTACATTTCCTTTGAAGACGACTTACCAAATACAGCAATAGATTTCAGCAATGGAGCTATCGGGATAGACTTAAATGCTTTTCCATCACACATAGCCTGGGCTGAAATAAAAAAAGACGGCAATCTGAAAAGCTTTGGGGAAATCCCCACACCACATCTCTGGGACGGGAGAAAAGAAAAAAGAGATTACTTTGCATGGGTATATGCCAACGAAATTGTAAAATTAGCCCTTGAGAAAAACAAAGGCATAGTAATAGAAAAGTTAGCGATAAAAGACAAAGGCTACCGGGGAGATTACAAGGGAAGAAAATCCAGAAGGGTAAAACACAGTTTTAGCTATAGAAAGCTTATTGCCAGAATAAAGATACTTGCCAAAAGGTACGGGGTAGCCATAAGAGAAGTAAATCCGGCTTACACAAGCATAATAGGGATGCTAAAGTATGCACCGCAGTTTAATTTAACTAAAGATACAGCAGCAGCCTATGTGATAGCACGAAGAGGATTGGTTTTAAGGGAGAAAATTCCCTTGAAGTATAGAGAGCTTTTGAAAAGCCTGCAGAGCAAGTCACGGTCGGTATCTTCAGCTACCGACGGAAGGAATGAAGGTACTGCGGTAAAGGGGAAAACCTTACCGTACAAACCGTGGCGAGTTTTGCGGGTAGCCCTCCTGACCGGAGCTCTCCTGGACAGGCCATTATATCGTGACCTGTCACCGCTGAAGAGGATGCTCGTAAGCGGTATGGGAGAAGGTGGCTGA
- a CDS encoding 4Fe-4S dicluster domain-containing protein, which translates to MLKEKIKSTVTELLENKQVDFVIGYGAGSDAGTVRPAFVKSVEEVEQLIWSPFAVNNLAKFVMDHLYENIKIGVIVKGCDSRSVIRLVQDKVFPRENFYVIGIPCKGILDKNKVAKDFDLSGDLVDFTEQGDEVIVKTSKGEFKLRKEDYLLDKCYRCETPTPVVYDVLLGEEVAPFRTDDYEDVKAIENLSVEEKSRYWDKQFEKCIRCYACRNVCSACNCRDCVFDMAEPNWVGKAANLSENTAFHLIRAWHVAGRCVDCGECSRVCPMGIPVNTLNRKMIKDMKELFAVETPGKNPEQGPVLGTFKTDDPEEFM; encoded by the coding sequence ATGCTAAAGGAAAAAATTAAGTCTACCGTTACCGAACTTTTGGAAAATAAACAGGTTGATTTTGTTATTGGTTACGGCGCCGGTTCCGATGCCGGGACCGTGCGGCCGGCTTTCGTAAAGTCGGTGGAGGAAGTGGAGCAGCTTATTTGGTCGCCCTTTGCGGTTAATAATTTAGCGAAATTTGTGATGGATCATTTGTATGAAAATATAAAAATTGGGGTAATTGTTAAAGGTTGTGATTCCCGTTCTGTAATCCGGCTGGTTCAGGACAAAGTATTCCCCCGGGAGAACTTTTATGTAATCGGTATACCCTGTAAGGGTATATTGGATAAAAATAAAGTTGCTAAAGATTTTGACCTTTCCGGGGATTTGGTAGATTTTACCGAGCAGGGCGACGAAGTTATCGTAAAAACTTCAAAAGGCGAGTTTAAACTTCGCAAAGAAGATTATCTACTGGATAAATGTTACCGGTGTGAAACCCCAACGCCCGTTGTTTACGATGTGTTATTGGGCGAGGAAGTGGCTCCTTTTAGAACGGACGATTATGAAGATGTTAAAGCTATTGAAAACCTTTCGGTAGAGGAAAAATCCAGGTACTGGGATAAACAGTTTGAAAAATGCATCCGTTGTTATGCCTGCCGGAACGTTTGTTCTGCCTGTAACTGCCGGGATTGCGTTTTTGACATGGCAGAACCCAACTGGGTGGGTAAAGCGGCTAATTTATCGGAAAATACCGCTTTCCACTTAATCCGGGCGTGGCACGTTGCCGGACGGTGTGTGGACTGTGGCGAGTGTTCCCGGGTCTGTCCTATGGGGATACCCGTTAACACCTTGAACCGCAAAATGATTAAAGATATGAAGGAACTGTTTGCCGTAGAAACTCCGGGCAAAAATCCCGAGCAGGGGCCGGTTCTGGGGACCTTTAAAACCGATGATCCGGAAGAGTTTATGTAG
- a CDS encoding biotin/lipoyl-containing protein has protein sequence MVKKFKIRVNGREYEIEVEEIHTEGWGVLPNTRDIERKAVGSEIRSLSSPVPAAKASGASAGIKAPMPGVVVAIKVKPGDTVGPQDVVITIEAMKMENEITAGRSGVVDQILVAEGDTVQAGQVLITLK, from the coding sequence ATGGTAAAAAAATTTAAAATCCGGGTAAACGGCCGGGAATACGAGATAGAGGTGGAAGAAATCCACACCGAAGGTTGGGGAGTTTTACCAAATACCCGGGATATAGAACGAAAAGCGGTTGGTTCGGAAATAAGAAGCCTTTCTTCGCCTGTACCGGCAGCAAAGGCCAGTGGGGCTTCCGCGGGGATAAAAGCTCCGATGCCCGGAGTGGTGGTAGCTATTAAGGTTAAACCCGGAGATACGGTAGGGCCCCAGGACGTGGTGATAACCATTGAAGCCATGAAAATGGAAAATGAAATTACTGCCGGAAGAAGCGGGGTGGTAGACCAGATTTTAGTTGCCGAAGGAGATACGGTACAGGCGGGGCAGGTTTTGATAACCTTAAAATAA
- a CDS encoding 4Fe-4S dicluster domain-containing protein, whose amino-acid sequence MNVLNYTKLRDEKFIEEVEKESGQHLRDCYQCGKCTAGCPVAYAMDYTPNQIMHLSKIGIGEEVLRSRTIWICASCNTCTTRCPKNIDIARVMDSLRIIARRKGYTANSRNVAAFNRIFLDMIRKYGKLYELGLILNFNLKTGQPFKDASLGPKMLALGKLTFFPSKVKNSGEIKKIFETIEKLEVQTAEPNNVK is encoded by the coding sequence ATGAATGTTCTAAATTATACAAAGCTCAGAGATGAAAAATTTATTGAAGAGGTTGAAAAGGAAAGCGGCCAGCATTTGAGGGATTGCTACCAGTGCGGTAAGTGTACCGCTGGTTGTCCGGTGGCGTATGCCATGGATTACACCCCGAACCAGATTATGCATTTATCAAAAATCGGGATAGGGGAAGAGGTTTTACGGAGCCGGACCATCTGGATTTGCGCTTCCTGCAACACCTGTACGACCCGTTGTCCGAAAAATATCGACATTGCCAGAGTTATGGACAGCTTAAGGATAATTGCCCGCCGTAAAGGTTATACGGCAAACAGCCGGAATGTAGCGGCTTTTAACCGGATTTTCCTGGATATGATTAGAAAATACGGGAAGCTTTATGAGCTGGGTTTAATTCTTAATTTTAACCTGAAAACCGGTCAACCCTTTAAAGATGCCAGCTTAGGACCGAAAATGTTAGCCTTAGGTAAACTGACCTTTTTCCCATCCAAGGTAAAGAATTCGGGAGAAATTAAAAAGATTTTTGAAACTATAGAAAAACTGGAAGTTCAAACAGCTGAGCCGAACAATGTAAAATAG
- the pssA gene encoding CDP-diacylglycerol--serine O-phosphatidyltransferase produces the protein MILRAIPSVCTLLNLAMGMLSIIATINENYLLAAVLILISVFSDGIDGRLARRFAVASDFGKQLDSLADLVSFGVAPALLVYADSLSGYGYIGLFIIVVYTMAGAWRLARFNILDITGYFIGVPITFAGGFTAVLVLLSLKLAAFPPVAFLVITPLLAYLMVSRIKVPKY, from the coding sequence ATGATTTTAAGGGCAATACCGTCGGTATGTACTCTTTTAAATTTAGCGATGGGCATGCTTTCAATTATTGCCACAATCAATGAGAACTACCTATTGGCAGCGGTTTTAATTTTGATAAGCGTGTTTTCCGATGGCATAGATGGCAGGCTGGCCCGTCGTTTTGCGGTAGCTTCGGATTTTGGCAAGCAGTTGGACTCCCTGGCGGATTTGGTATCCTTTGGGGTGGCTCCCGCCCTGTTAGTTTATGCCGATAGTTTAAGCGGTTACGGCTATATTGGTTTATTTATTATAGTGGTATATACGATGGCCGGTGCCTGGAGGCTTGCCCGTTTTAATATTTTAGACATTACCGGTTATTTTATCGGCGTACCCATAACTTTTGCCGGAGGTTTTACCGCGGTACTGGTACTTTTATCGTTAAAACTTGCGGCTTTTCCGCCGGTAGCGTTTCTCGTTATTACTCCTCTATTGGCTTATCTTATGGTCAGTAGAATAAAAGTTCCCAAGTATTAA
- a CDS encoding hydrogenase iron-sulfur subunit has product MSVEQNFEPKIIAFFCNWCSYAGADLAGVSRMQYPTNLRIIRVPCSGRVNPQFVIKAFQRGIDGVLVSGUHPGDCHYVSGNYYTRRRFLLMKRLFEFIGFEPGRFHARWISGSEAQKVVETAKKVTEEVRALGPNKKMRDDRC; this is encoded by the coding sequence ATGTCTGTAGAGCAAAACTTTGAGCCGAAAATAATAGCGTTCTTTTGCAACTGGTGTAGCTACGCCGGAGCAGACCTGGCCGGGGTTAGCCGGATGCAGTACCCCACCAACTTGCGGATAATCCGGGTACCCTGTTCCGGCCGGGTTAATCCCCAGTTTGTCATCAAAGCTTTTCAGCGGGGCATTGATGGGGTTTTGGTATCCGGCTGACATCCCGGTGACTGCCACTATGTTAGTGGCAATTACTACACCCGCAGAAGATTCCTTTTAATGAAACGGCTTTTTGAATTTATTGGTTTTGAGCCAGGGCGTTTTCATGCCCGCTGGATTTCCGGCTCGGAGGCCCAGAAAGTGGTGGAAACTGCCAAGAAAGTTACCGAAGAGGTGCGGGCCTTAGGACCAAACAAGAAGATGAGGGATGACCGATGCTAA